CCGGTATATGATAAGGCAACTCTAAATCATTGACTCTCAATTCCAGGTTTTCTCTGGCTTCTTTGATTAAAGCAGGGATATCCTGGTCAGTTATCTTTGAATCAGTAAGAGCCTGACTTCTTGGCTTATCTGCAATAGGATTTAACCTTTTGATTATTTCCCAGTCCTTTAATAAATTCCACATTCCATCCTGCGTATGTTCCATCCCTGCAACTGTTGTTTTCACAGTGGAATCTGAATCGGTTATTTTGTCGCTTATACCAAAAACAATGAATGGATTTTTAATATCGCTTACAACTGCCAAACAATCTGTCATCTTACGAGCGGCCTGGACAGCCCTGTCAACAACCTTCAGACCTATTCCTGCCAGATCCTCGTCTTCAAGGCCTTTTGAAGAACGATCAAAAAGAAGATTATACCTTTCAGCTATGGTAAAATCATCAAGCCATTCTTTAGGGGTTTTGAAGGAAAGTCTTACCTCATCAACTACTGTAGGCCTTTTGGCAAAGACAGCGAATAACGCCTTAAAAAAAGGCATCAAATCAGGAAGATCCACCTTAGGAATCTGGTGAGCTACCTGTCCGAAATCAAAGCGAGCTACATTGCCAAAAATTTCCTTTACTACTGAAACAGCATCTTCTCCACCAAAAGTCGACGCCCTGTAATTAAACCAAGTCTCAAGCTTATCTCCCTTGAGGCTTTCATCAGCATCTGCAAAAATACTGGTAATCATTCGTGGTGAGGCCATCCCGATTACAAGCTGACGCATATCCTCAGGATCATCCATGGCTCCCTGAAAAGCCAGGGTTATCCGGTCTAATTTATGATCCAGACATTCCCATATCCTGCTTTCAACAGTATCGGGATTCCTGAGGCTTACAACATCCACAGGATATTTCTGTCCATATCTGCTTAAACGGCCGACTCTCTGATGAAGTCTCATGGGATTCCATGGCAAATCGACATGAATTAAGGTATGACAACTTTCCTGCAGATCAACACCCTCACCTGCGGCTTCAGTTGACACCAGAAAACGTACCTTTCCAAGATTAAACTTTTTGGCAGCATTCAATCTTGTATCTCTAAATGTCAAAACCTTTCCACTGGGGTGTTTTACTCCTTCAATATATCCATCCCCATTAATGAAGGCGACACATCCTTCTCCATAGCGGGCAATCAAGGCACTCATAAGCAGGGCCTGAGTTGCCTTATATTCTGTAAAAAAAAGAACTGATCGATTATTTAAGGACTCATCAATTACATCCATGATGCGTTGAATCTTGGTCTCTTTGTCAATTTTTGCAGCAATCCTCAATAACTCTTCCAAAGCTGGGATTTCATCAGGATTTACTTTTATGGTTTTGCTGGTATTCTCAATAATCTTTTCTTCAAGTTTTGATATTTCATCAAGGTTAGCAGCATCATCTTCTGCCAAAAGTTCGTTCATTTTTTTCAGGTATTTGCTAGCCTGTTCAGTTTTATTTTTTGAATCCTTCAACTTATTAAGCCGGTTTGATAGAGCTTTTCTGACTGCCGCAACTGAGCTGGATGCAAGTTTCTGCATAGTAATGAGTATCAGAATAGCCATTCTTTGTCTTTGCTGATCAAAACCTGCTGCATAAGCCTTTCCATCTGTAATAAATTGAGTCATCTTATCATAGAAGTAACTTTCTTCCGGGGAGTAGGAATAAGTCTCCTGAACTGATTTCACAGGAGTAAACAATGTCTGACCCTTCATATCAGTAACTTTGTGCTTGTTATTCCTGATCATAACAGTTCGAAGTTTTTGAACTTGATCTTCAAGAGGCTCATCGGGATCAAAATCATCCGGCTTAAGTAATTTCAGCAGTGATAGAAAACCGTAATCTTTACCCCTGTGAGGTGTACCTGTAAACATGACCATGGACTGGATGAGACTTCTTTTCTGCATGCGATGGGCCAGCTCATAGGCAAGAGTATTTCCATGGTTTTCATCAACATTCATATGGTGTGCTTCGTCGATCATAACCATATCCCATGGTTTTGACGCCAAAAGCCTTTCCCATCGGCCATTCCTGTCTTTACGCAAGGTATGAGCTGAAGCTATAACTTTATCATGGGTATTCCAGTAATCAGATTTATCTGTATCTGACTGAGGGGAATACATTGACATACGAATATCAAACATTTCTCTTAATCTTTCCTGCCATTGCCCTACAAGGCTTGCCGGAGTCAAAATCAAAAGTCTGCGAACACGACCGGATGATAGGAGCGGTGTCAAAATCAAACCTGCCTCAATAGTTTTTCCAAGACCTACATCGTCAGCTACCATCCATCTTGTGGGCCAGGCCTCAAGAACCTTTTTGCAGACCCAGAGCTGGTGTGGAAGCAAATTTATTTTAGACCGGGAAAAAACACCCCAGGCATCATTAACTGATGTAATGCAATTACCAAGGATTTTGGTGACAACATTAACACCTGGATCATACATTCGAGATCTTGCACTTTCCTCTAATTCCTTAACAGGGGTTAAGTCGTTGGAAAGACAGCCTTCAATACCATGGTCAAACTGAACAATGACGCTCTCGTCATCATCCATAAGAACCCGGCCACGACCATGTCTGGGATGATCGACTAAAGCTTTCTTAGAAAAAGTCATATATTATCCTCCAAACCAAACCTGCTCTGCAGTCCAGGAGTTTTGATAATGTGAAGAAAGGGTATATCAAAGGTGCGGTGAAAATGACTATCATCAGGCCCAGTTTGACTGATAATAAACTCATGTATTGTTTTTGCCTTATCAGGATTTGACATTCCATTATCAATAATGATCATGCCAAACTTGTTCTGGATAAAATCAATCAAGCGACTGGAAGGAACCCAACAATATGGGGCTATATGGTTGCCGTTAATTATTTCCAATCTGTACAACTCTCGCAAAATCCAGTGCAGCCCGAAATTAACAGGAGCTGGCGGAGCATCAAAATTTTTGCCTGCTAAAGAGTATGACTCATCAACTCTGGGGGATAGCAGTGATTGGATATAAAAATAGTCTTCTGGTCTTCTGGACGATGCTTTAAGCAACCGACGGTATACATCATGATACCTACTGAATTGATATATTGAGGGAAAAAGAGACATCCATTGTAGTTTATCAATATATATTGATGAACTATCCTGCCAATCTTCCAAGACATTCATCCAGTCTTCACTGGTTACATGATCCTTAAAGGTCTCCCACCAGCCTTTATTGTTAATAAATTCAAGAAAACTTTTATGCTGAGATCCCCTTGTCCGGCCAATACTTCTACAAGCCCCAAGAATCAGCAAAGCCATCCAATGGTCTTTGGACTCATTTTCCAGTCCCTGTTTTATGCCTTCATTAAGCAGCCAGTCAGGCCAAGTGTTCTTTTCGTATTCATCAATGACCTCTTGACGGGTATTTTCATTATCCCACCATTCCTGAACTCTTTTTAAAAAATTTTCATTTACTCGGACAGGAGGTGGCTCTGGAGTAATTTGTTGATAGTTACCAGGGAACAAGACAGTCAAAAGCTGTTTCTTTTCCCAGTCTTCTGCATTTGTGTCAGCCAGTAATTCAAGAACCTTATCATGACTTCTTAACCAACTCGGCCTGTCATTACCCCTTAAACGTTTGAGCACCTCCTTTGCAAGCTTGCCTCTCAAGAGATAGTCAAGGCCAAACCTATATTTATCAGCTGACAAATGATGATACCATTCAGCCAGAGTTTCAGCACCTATACCATGACTAACCCTTAATAATCGGAATATCTTTATGTCCTGCTGTGATCTGATATATTCTGGGTTAAGCACATTTTTTGGTGGGGCAAACTTTGACCTTAAAAGCTCATCGTAAACATCATCTTCATTGAGACCGATTAAAAAGTCATCAATTCCATCAGGCAAAAGAAGTTTTCTCAGGCTCAAATATGAACCACCTGCAGACTCAGCCTTTAAATCCTTCATCCAGCTGTTTCTTTGAGGCCAGCTATCAGGAAGTTGATGGCTTATTTCCTCATTAGCCAAGCCTCTAAGGGAGTGCAGAACCTCAGGCCTAACATGCCAATTTAAGCTTTCAAAAACTTCCCTTAAAATGTCAACAAAGCCTATCCTGTTTTTGGGCATGTTTTCAACAAGCTCACTTATTAGAGGCTTCAGCATTGCAAAGGCTTTTTCAGATATAATATTATACTTCTGGATAACCTTGTCAGCTCCGTTTATCTTTCCCATGGCCTGACAAAGGTCTTTAGCAGCAAGCTCTGAAGTCGCAACCATAAGCTTTATATTTGATTTTATAGCAGGAAGCTTTTCAGGGAAAGGGAATGGCAAACCTGATGGAACAACAGATCGTTCTGTTATCCATTTTGTCAATCCTTTATCATGACCATGAAGGTGCAACATAAAGCTTTTTCTTAAAATATCATCTGTATCCAGTCCTGACACAAGGACAGCCCACAGTCTTGCTAAAAAATCATCTCCGCTTGCCATGCTTGATGCCAACTGGCATGCAGTTTCACCCTCAGCCATTATATCATGCAGATTAACAAGGCTTTTGCCAAAAGCTCTGCCAAGTTTATCCAAAGCTTTTATAGTAGCTTCATCGTCAAGAGAAACATGTGTTCTTCCTGGATCGAGCTTAACTGGTCCATTAATGGCATAACCACACCCCCATGCTTCACTTGTAGGGGCAACATTCCAAATAAAAGGACAGTCGTGAGGAAGTTTTACAGGTAAACCGTCTTTAATTGCTATGGCAATGGCCTCGGTACTGGGGTTAGTACCTTCTGCTTGAAAAGGACGAAAACGTAAAATCCTGGCAAGCCCTAAGCCTGGAATATTTACTTCTCCGCTTAGATCCCATCCAGGAAGCTTATCAGAATTTTTGCTTTCAAATGAGTAAATCCTATCATAACCAGTGCCTGAACCGGATATTGCAATTTTTCTGATTTCACGTGCAAATACAGGCATGAATATACTTGCATGTTTAAATCTTTTGAAAATACTTTCCATAAATTTTGAACTTTCTATGTCTTGACGCAATGGCAGCCTGATTAATGTTGGCTGATGGCCATGGAGACTTGCAGGAATACTTGTGCTTGCAACTGCTACTTCATCAGGAATCAAGCCAGCAGCAATGGAAAAAGATAAAAAACCACTGACTATTGTTGGTTTCTCGGAAACAAAGTGTACAGACTTGAACCCAAGGCCATACTGACCCGTTGTTTTCCCTATTGCATTGCTTCCAGGCAAATCTCCTGGTTTGCTGCTCAAATTAAGGAGCATCATGTAGTACAAATCCTGATCCCATTGCCGCTCCTTGCCTTGTGGGAATGATGCACCACCTGTATCATTAATTGGTCGTCCAAAGTGGATAAAATCAATACAATCACCATCATGGCTTGATGTTACCTTTATTTGTATTTCTCTAACCTCTTGACTTAATTGTCCCTGAGAAATCTCCCTGGACTGCGCTAAGGCGTCATCAGCGTTTTGAGCTAATTCGAGAAGCACACTGTCTTCAGAGTATCCATATCTCTTCATCATAGCTTGGACTCTCTTCCAGACAAAGGATTGATACTCTCTATTATTCTGGATTAATGAAGCAAGCTCTCTGAGTGCGTTTCGTTCACTATTTATCGCATCCCTATTATCTGGAGCAGCCTGCTCTCTTCTTCTCTGAGCTTTCTGCGCCTTAAGCATTGCCTCATACAGCTCAGGGCAAGCTTTAACGTCCAATTGCTGCAGGGTAAGGGGCAGATGTGCATTAATAGAAGCTTTTACAGGTGCAATCTGAGCTTGAGAACCTTCACCCCACTCTGACCACCATTTCTTGACTAT
This genomic stretch from Desulfonatronovibrio magnus harbors:
- a CDS encoding DEAD/DEAH box helicase, which encodes MTFSKKALVDHPRHGRGRVLMDDDESVIVQFDHGIEGCLSNDLTPVKELEESARSRMYDPGVNVVTKILGNCITSVNDAWGVFSRSKINLLPHQLWVCKKVLEAWPTRWMVADDVGLGKTIEAGLILTPLLSSGRVRRLLILTPASLVGQWQERLREMFDIRMSMYSPQSDTDKSDYWNTHDKVIASAHTLRKDRNGRWERLLASKPWDMVMIDEAHHMNVDENHGNTLAYELAHRMQKRSLIQSMVMFTGTPHRGKDYGFLSLLKLLKPDDFDPDEPLEDQVQKLRTVMIRNNKHKVTDMKGQTLFTPVKSVQETYSYSPEESYFYDKMTQFITDGKAYAAGFDQQRQRMAILILITMQKLASSSVAAVRKALSNRLNKLKDSKNKTEQASKYLKKMNELLAEDDAANLDEISKLEEKIIENTSKTIKVNPDEIPALEELLRIAAKIDKETKIQRIMDVIDESLNNRSVLFFTEYKATQALLMSALIARYGEGCVAFINGDGYIEGVKHPSGKVLTFRDTRLNAAKKFNLGKVRFLVSTEAAGEGVDLQESCHTLIHVDLPWNPMRLHQRVGRLSRYGQKYPVDVVSLRNPDTVESRIWECLDHKLDRITLAFQGAMDDPEDMRQLVIGMASPRMITSIFADADESLKGDKLETWFNYRASTFGGEDAVSVVKEIFGNVARFDFGQVAHQIPKVDLPDLMPFFKALFAVFAKRPTVVDEVRLSFKTPKEWLDDFTIAERYNLLFDRSSKGLEDEDLAGIGLKVVDRAVQAARKMTDCLAVVSDIKNPFIVFGISDKITDSDSTVKTTVAGMEHTQDGMWNLLKDWEIIKRLNPIADKPRSQALTDSKITDQDIPALIKEARENLELRVNDLELPYHIPVIESLACLVPDNS